The nucleotide window TTTTCGTTGAAGCCGCCGACCTTGTCGAACCATGGACGACGCATCAACAGGTTGGAGCTGGGCAGCCATCGCACTGTTTTCAGCGTTTCATCGTTCGGGCGCAACGTGCGGCGTTGCCAGGCATTGGCATACCACGGGGCTTCGGCCGGGGTGTGCAGGTCCAGTCCCAGGACGTCGACCTGAGCCGCGGGTTGGATGCTCAACAACAGCGTGAGCCAGTCCTCGGGCATCTCGATATCGGCATCGATGAAGCCCAGCCATTCGCCTGTCGCCATCGCCGCCCCGCGATTGCGCAGGGCGCCGATCAGCAGCCCGGGCAGCACCAGCACCTGCGCCCCGAGCTGGCGAGCGATGTGCGGGCCCTGATCGTCGGAGCCGTTATCGGCCACGATCAGCTCGCATTCCAGCCTGGCGGCTTCGGCGGCTTTTTTCGCGGCGAGCAAGGTGCGGCCGATGTGTCGGGCTTCGTTGTACATCGGGATGACGAGGCTGATGCGGCTCATGCCCTTGCCTCCGTCGGCGGATGTTCTTCAGCCTTGAGGCGCAGCACGCAAGTCAGCGCGAGCATGATCCACAGGTATTTGTGATTCGGTGCGCTGAGGAACATCAAGAACAGCAGCAGCGACAGATAGCTGATACCCAGGTGCGTGATCATGTCGGCCTGTTCCCAGTTGCGTCGCAGCAACCAGGCGTGTCGGGCGCGGATCAGGTTGTACATCCCCAGGCCCAGCATGCCGACGAACAACAGCCCGGCGGGAATCCCCACTTCGCTGAAGATTTCCAGATAAGTGTTGTGAGCGCGGCGATACAGGTCGCCCGGCTTGCGGTTGGCGGAAAACGCTTTGGCGTAACCGGTGGTGGCGTACTGCAGCGGGAAGGTGCCGGGGCCGGAACCGAGTAACGGGTGCTCACGAATGACCTGGCTGCCGACCACAAGGTATGACGCGCGGCGGCCAAGGGATTCGTCCTGGCTCTTGGCGCCGGCCTTCAAGATGCTCAAGGACTGGATGCGCGCGACGTAACCGGCCGGCATCGAATAAATGGCCAGCGGAATCACGAGCACCAGGCCGAGCATGGCAAAACCCAGATGGCGCGGACGGATGCGTGGCAACTGAGCGCGGTAGTGCCAGGCACCGATCATCAAACTGAGGAACAGCACCACCAACCCGGAACGGGATTCGGTCTTGGTCATGCCGCCCAGCAGCAAAATGCAGCAGGCGCCCCAGAATAATCGGTGCAACAGGTTCGGGCCACGGATCACCAGCAGCAGGCCCAACGGCACGGCGAAGGCGATCAGCAGGGCAAACGAGTTCGGGTCTTCCAGCAACCCGGCGGCGCGGCCCTGGTCCTGATACTTGATGGAAAACATGGCCAGCACGCAGGTCGCGCTGACGCTGAGGGTCACCAGCCGGGCGAACAGATCGAGGTTCAGCTCACGGCCGATCAGCAAGGTAATCACAAACAGAATCAAGCCGACAGACAGTTCCCGCAGATGACTCTGGGACATGTCCAGGTTGTCGGTATTGATCATGCTCAACCCGTACAACACCATGAAGCCGATCAGGAAGCGCCAGATGTTGCTGCGCAGGCGCTCGGACGGAATCTGGTGCATGGCCAGTTGCAACATCAGGATCAGTGCCAGTGACGCCCCGATGAACTTGGTGCCCGACAGTGCGCTGCCCTTGAAGAAACCTTCGAACGGCACCAGCGCCGCGATGCCCAACAAACCCCAGGCGGGTTTTCGGTACAGCACCGCGACAGCCACCAGGCCGAGCACTGCGCCCGGCGCCAGAAATGGATAAGGACTGGCCAGCAAACCGAGGCAGACCAGGGCGAGCAGACTGACGATCGAGAGCGGAAAGATCACGCGCGTGCCTCCCGTGCAGTACGGATATAAAGCTGCGACCAGCGTTCAGCCAAAGCCTTCAGGTCGTAACGGTCCAATTGCGTACGTTTTGCGTTGTCGATCAATTCGCGAGCCAGTGCCGGCTC belongs to Pseudomonas sp. B21-015 and includes:
- a CDS encoding glycosyltransferase family 2 protein, which codes for MSRISLVIPMYNEARHIGRTLLAAKKAAEAARLECELIVADNGSDDQGPHIARQLGAQVLVLPGLLIGALRNRGAAMATGEWLGFIDADIEMPEDWLTLLLSIQPAAQVDVLGLDLHTPAEAPWYANAWQRRTLRPNDETLKTVRWLPSSNLLMRRPWFDKVGGFNENLRTGEDKDFTMRLSHSGARLLSVNQSVALHWGYESSWREWMGKEFWRQGSHLQLLRSHGMNLRLLRFPMLSIIAWVLDFMALSALLNGSAPLALFMLFVTSLPALAQSLRQSLKHHDLRLTLQLWGLHWVRLHLAGAALILSLCHWNARRPARG
- a CDS encoding O-antigen ligase; translated protein: MIFPLSIVSLLALVCLGLLASPYPFLAPGAVLGLVAVAVLYRKPAWGLLGIAALVPFEGFFKGSALSGTKFIGASLALILMLQLAMHQIPSERLRSNIWRFLIGFMVLYGLSMINTDNLDMSQSHLRELSVGLILFVITLLIGRELNLDLFARLVTLSVSATCVLAMFSIKYQDQGRAAGLLEDPNSFALLIAFAVPLGLLLVIRGPNLLHRLFWGACCILLLGGMTKTESRSGLVVLFLSLMIGAWHYRAQLPRIRPRHLGFAMLGLVLVIPLAIYSMPAGYVARIQSLSILKAGAKSQDESLGRRASYLVVGSQVIREHPLLGSGPGTFPLQYATTGYAKAFSANRKPGDLYRRAHNTYLEIFSEVGIPAGLLFVGMLGLGMYNLIRARHAWLLRRNWEQADMITHLGISYLSLLLFLMFLSAPNHKYLWIMLALTCVLRLKAEEHPPTEARA